A window of the Harmonia axyridis chromosome 5, icHarAxyr1.1, whole genome shotgun sequence genome harbors these coding sequences:
- the LOC123680428 gene encoding troponin C, isoallergen Bla g 6.0101-like: MSSDDLSKEQIALLKNAFDTFDVEKKGSIGTVMIGTILGMLGINTTDQMLNEIIAEVDADGSGELEFEEFITLASRFMVEEDAEAMQQELKEAFRLYDKEGNGYITTSTLKEILKELDDNLTSDELDMIITEIDTDGSGTVDFDEFMEVMTGGDD, encoded by the exons ATGTCTTCG GACGATCTAAGCAAGGAGCAGATTGCTC TTTTGAAAAATGCCTTCGACACATTCGATGTTGAGAAGAAAGGCAGTATTGGTACAGTGATGATTGGAACTATTCTTGGAATGTTAGGAATCAACACTACTGATCAGATGCTTAATGAAATCATAGCTGAAGTGGATGCTGATG gatCTGGAGAGCTGGAATTCGAGGAATTCATAACACTTGCCTCAAGGTTCATGGTTGAAGAAGATGCTGAGGCTATGCAACAGGAACTGAAAGAAGCTTTCAGATTATATGACAAAGAAG GTAATGGTTACATCACTACCAGTACTCTGAAAGAAATTCTGAAAGAACTGGATGACAACTTGACAAGCGATGAATTGGACATGATCATCACAGAAATTGACACAGACGGATCTGGAACTGTTGATTTCGACG AATTCATGGAAGTCATGACTGGAGGAGATGATTAA